The Amaranthus tricolor cultivar Red isolate AtriRed21 chromosome 2, ASM2621246v1, whole genome shotgun sequence genome contains the following window.
TGACCATATTAATTCCTATCATACATATTTCTCGTCATAGGTTGCTCCTTGTTCAAATGTTGGATTTTGGCTTATAAACGAGTTGTTCTTTTAAGCTGAGCATTGCTTAAGATTGCAGTTCTTTAGATATCATTTTCTAACAGAGCATTCCTTTCAAAGCATATTCCACCTTATCCTAGCTCATTAATTGGCCACTTATTGTCAAACGTCTTCCCCACTTCCACTCGATCTTCCCTAACGAAAGTAGGTAAATGTTTACTTCTTTATTCTTTTGAACCTGATATTGAAGTTGTATATAGATTTTTGGAAGACTCTTAGCTGTGCTTTTTCTGAGTTCATTGTGTATACTTACGGGAAATAATAGCTGGTAGTCATAATTGGACCCTTGAGATTTTTTGGACTTTGCCCGGAGAAATTTGCATTTGATCCAATTGAGACAAGTCACGATTCTCATTGTGTATTATGTTCTTACTGCACCAACTAGTACCGTGTTACCTGAAAGCCTAATGCAGATTATGTATAGGATTGTAAAATGCTTGATCTTGTTATCTATAGCCTTCCCCATCCCCCATCCACTTACCGGTTGGAGTTTCTGTCCGGTTTGTGCACTCTCCCATCGTCATTCCTCCACTAAATATTACAGTCTTACATGGATTGGACGGTACCTCCTCTACCTAACCtgtaaataaattttgtgaCTGAAATTCTTGAACCCATGATTAAGCAATCCTAACGGCTACATACGTGATTGTCTCTTCCTGACTTTTAGTTTTGCTGACTCTTCATATTCTTTTATCTAATTAAGGGTCTTTAATTCGACTTTAATTTGGGTAAAATGACCTTTGGCACCTGTTAATCAATATTTTAGGTATCAAGCTCAGCTTCAGAAAAACTTGATGTACTTGGCCGCAATTGCTGATGCTCAGCCGCCAGGGCCCTCTCAGCAACAACAGGTATCTTATCTGTCTTCCTCTTGTAATACTTTTATGTTCTATTTAGTGTCACACGATTCACTAATCTTTTCGCAAATCGATAAAACGAATCATGGTCGGTTTTAGTctatttttgggtcattttgagagaattgtgaaTTCAAAAAGTGAATCAACTTGCAAATTATGTTACATTACTTCTATTCATATAAATCTTCCGCACCCACTTTTAACTCCCCAAAATTCCCAGATGCCCGTGCAATCGTCCATGCCACAAGGCCATTTCATGTTACCTCCCAAATCTGCAATTACTCCTCAGCAAGCAAGTCCAAGATTACCCTTCATGATGCAGTCGTTTGATCCGCAGTCACCCCAGATGCAATACCAACAGTCTATGGCAGGTGCAATGGCAATGAGAATGGGTGGTAACAACAGCTTACACCCGGCATTCCCCCCTGCATTCGGAACTCCTCCACATATAACGGATGCTCATGGCAGACAATATGGCTCCGAAGCTAGTACCGGTGAAGAACATGGAAAATGATTTAGTGAGGCGTGGCCGAAAGAATCAAGGATCTTCCCTGGCTTGTTGTGGGTGAAAAGTTTTGCTGCGTAAAAATAAGGAATAGTTATAAATTTTACCTAGCTGGTTGGTTTGTCTTGAAATAGGATATATACTTTGCCAAATACCATGGTTAACAGTTTTTCGACGAAGAGCGTAATTTGCTTTGTACATCATCAGCTGATTTGCAGGTTATTGTATGTTTTTATAATCAAAGATTAAGGCCGGATGTAGAACTACCGCTTCTCAGTTTTCACATTTGTAATGATATAATGTTCATGAACTGATGCAACTTGCAAGTAGCTATTGTGTTGGCTGTTGTTGAGTTATCAAGATCATCGCTTAGGAGCTTATCTCCTGCTTGGACGAttggaaaatatttttgttatccGACTTTCGAAACACCACCTTAGATAGAAGTCACTTAATGGTATTAGGGTGAATGTTATTGGTGGTGTTGGTATAAAAGAAGAGAGATTAACGCTCATTaccgattttatttttagtattaaataaatagtggtattgaaaatgatttgtaaaaaatatttgcATGAAATTTATGATGTTGAAATTTTGATCCTAAAAAGTTTCGATGTCTCAGTGGGTAATTGACAACAGTCATCTGGGTTTAACCCTCAACAACATTTTGAAACTGATTTGTTTCAACACTCAATGCAGTGACACGCACATACGCATACTTCCTCACAATTCTCTTCTCCGGTTTCCATTTTGCTAACATAATTCCTAAACCCTTAATCCACTGCCGCCAGAAATCCAGCCTCTAGTCCTTTCGCACTGCGAAAGACGCAAACTGAAAGCCATTTTACAAAAAGTTTTAATTGATTAGTTACTTAATTCTACAATTGATTTAAGGTAATTTGtttgaatttcttatttatttaaactattgatttagggttttgaagcTTGCATTGATTTTGTGATGAAGATTATTAGGATTGAGTTACGCAACAAGATTGCTGATGAGTTTTTAAATGATACAATTGTAACTTATTTTGAATGTGATTTGTTATAATAGAACTTGTCAAATGATGATATTTTGCATCGTTTTCAGAATATGAAAACTCGACGTGGATGATTACCATAATTAAAATGTTGGTgatgtaatattttttataccATCGATATCgacatcatttaattttattctaGATCACCCTTGACCTAATTACACCAATTTATACGATGTGAACAATATTATGTAACACACGACTACAGGAGTACTAATCTTACTTATCATGTTACTCATTAAACACAATTTTAAGTTGAGGCAACAACTTgatcaacaaaaacaagaaggAATCATAAAAATTTCTTTAGCATTCTTACTCCTTGCAAATTTCTAATAACACCAAACAAGAGGGTTTGTAATTTCTTATTACCTTAAAGCAGCACATATTTATTAAATCTTTTTCATTTGTATTTAGAAAGAGATTTGTGCATTGATAAAATGAAGGGACTAAATTTTCTCAAATTCCCTTCTCCTAACTCTTTCACTTCAAAAGTGTTATCTAACAAAAGAAAATACACATTTTCAATTTCTCGCTTTCCTTTCCTTTTAATCCGATCAATTCAAACATAGTGTTAAAGTTTGAGGATAATAACGTGAAGACTAGTAGAGTAGTTCTTGCACATTATATCGGGTTGAAAAGacaagaaaacataaaaaatgaaaatctaGTCAAAACTATGGAGACTAGCCAACCACAGGGGAGTTAGGCTTGAGTCCGCATTTGGTATATAATTCgaataatttgataaataacttaatattagATTGTGTATTTACATAAAACACatgaaaaacaattaaattaatttttatatgcaTATAAGACTAAGCGTTCCAGatactttattaaaatttaatatttggtaCAATTTTGAAACTTGATCGGGATATCTCCAATGAGCTCTCGAACACAGATGTCAAATGGAACGCAATACGCAATGTCTATAAATTGATATCACTTGTCCGATAAAAAAAGCAGCAGCTGAAGAGTGAAGACggtcattttaaaaaataaatatatggcGTCGCCCGGACTCGAACCGGAGACCTTCAGTGTGTTAGACTGACGTGATAACCAACTACACCACGACACCATTGTTATAATTCAATTACaggatattttaatttataataattttacttaaaattatagaccgaaaattaaattttatttcagctataaagtaattattaaatttttcataaaagataaaagatttGATTCCCACATAATGCCCTCaacttattttataataataattaaaaaaaacctttattCCATGAAATTTGCTAAGCTTacaatttttgcacttttaaaaTTTGACGTTTAGTAttagataaaattcaagtttttacAATATTGGGGACTGATCGAGATAAGGAAGCGGTGTAAGTGGAGGTATTCAAAATTGGATACAAATATCCGAATACCTGGTTTTTCGGATAGTGAAGAACATATTCGGTTCTAGTTCGAAAAAACCTGGATATTCAGAATTCGGATATCTTGTTTAATCCGGATCGAATACCGAATATTcgattttcaaatttatatttttttgtcttttttgaaacaattttaggtttttttggACACAAATATTTAAGCTTCCTTtctttaatcaaaaattttgaatacAAATCATTTCGGAAATatggttggattattaaaagtctaaattaattaacaataaattatttatacaacttagttataattgagaattgtacatattaataaattaaacaacctaaaaaaaattatattaaaaaacgtttttattaattttttaaaaaataaagaaaaccaGATATCCAAATATCCGATTTTGCCAATATTTCAATCTGAATCCGGATTAAAAACCAGATACCCTATCCGAATAATCCGGTTTTTGAAACCGGATATCAAATAATTCGaatcggatatttttgaacTACTCTTGGTCTAAGTAGCTGCATATACAGTAATTTTTGAACAATCCttatctattattattattattattattattattattattattatttccttACTAATATTACTACTACTATTACTTTTATATAAGGAAGTAAAAATAAGCTGGAATTGACCTTAATATTTGAAAGTACTACATTATTTTTTGTTCAGCtaaaacttaaatatattttatacattattagctttatttcaaaattttgattatttacttCGTAGCTTTATAAATACACAAACGTAGAATTTAGCAAAGTAAGTTAAACCAAAGGAGCATTTCTTTAGTTTAATAGTTTAAATACTAATTAAAGTCTTTATCATAATAACGCAATTCAaatgtttatattattaattaattttaataatcttAATTTAAATCTTAGagtttaaaacaaattaaatatccTTGTCCTCGAAACTTATGGAGAAGGAttttgtataaaataaattaaatatccttACAGAAAACAATTCTTAAATgtcattcaaaatcaaaatcaaagataaaaaagaaaatcatcacttactAAAAATTTCAATTACACCGCATAATCAGCGacaattttgaaaattctaTAATCACTTGATTTCTAGATTCAAGAATTAGAGTGAAGGTTGATCAAGTCTTTACTCTAACTTGATTTCTAATATCAAGAATAAAATTTCACAAGAAGGCGAATAATGGTTCAAACCTGGAAAGATCTtcttgaaaatgataaagattTCTTTGAACTCTTGTGCAAATCGACTCTCAAATTAAGTTAAAGTCCTAAAATTCAACCCCCAAAATACCTAATCCATATTGATGATTCTtactaacataaacatattataaaCTCAAATATCATATACAATATAAGTTCATTCGTTCACCAATCAAACTCGACTTATTTCTCATAACCTCttcaaatttatatatattttgtcaaTCTCCTAAATAAAACATTCTCCTTACTCACCTTACTCATGAAACACAATAACCAAAAGATAACTCTATAAAGATCCACAATTTACCCTTTTCAAGTAATGAATATTTAATTCCCTGTTTTATTTTGGAGTAAAGGAGTAGGTATACAGTTAATTAAATGAGCAGCAGCTAAAACACTTTCACCCCAAAAAATAAATCGGTAAATTTGCTTGAAACCTTATTGCCCTTGCAACATTcaaaatatgtttatgttttcgtTCTACCcgaccattttgttgaggagtcCCAACACATGATGTTTGAAATAAAATTCCATTGTCATTAAAGTaataacaaacaattaaattttgttcCGTTATCACTTTAAACTACCTTAATAGTGTGGGAAAATTGTCTATCAATCATAGCCACAAACGACATAAACATACGAAACACCTCTGTTttatcaataatcaaataaagcCAAATAGCTCGagaaaaatcatcaacaatagtcAAAAAGTATCGTGCATCACAAGAAGAGGGATGTCTGTATGGTCTCCATAAATCACAATGTACTTTTTCAAAGATCCTAGAAGTTTTTATTGgcacttaaattaaatttttctctagGATGTTTAGCACGAAAACAAACTTCACATGCTTTATTCAAACTACCCTTACAGCTAAAGACAGGGGGAAGAAGCTTCACTACTTTTTCTGAAGGATGACCCATTCGCTTGTGCCATAAATCCAATGGTGAAGAAACTGCATTGACCGATGTCTGTTGTATAGTTTTGTCAACGTCAAAATAGAAAAGTCCATCCCTCCTAATACTCGTTCCAATCAGCTCCCTCGACGGGTCCTGTATAACACAAGTAGTATTAGTAAATTGTATAGTACGATTTAAGTCATCAATTTATTGCGAAACCgaaattaaattacaacttaATTCCGGAGCAAAAAGCACATGTTTAAGTAATAATTTGTTAGACAAATAAACTGATCCCTCTTTTGTGGCTATAACGGATTTTCTATTTGGAAGACCCACGGGACAGTTAATATCATATACATCAAAAAGTCACAAATCTGAACAAATTACATGCCGTGAATCGATGATCCACGAAGTACGATCAAACTCACCAGTCAACCTTTCATTAGAGACTTTGGTGTTACAGATAAAGACGGCGAGAATCTACCATTGCTCCGGTGTAAAAACTTGCGAAGGAGGTTGCTGTGAATTAGCCCGTGTTGGGGGCTGAGATGTGTAGCCGTTGCGGGAGGTTGTTGCGTTTGCCCTGGCGGAACTGCTGCCGCGGCCTTTTCCGGTGGTGGTGGTCCGGTTTCCACGACTAGCAGCATTCCCTTGTGCCTTGGATAGATTCGGCCACCAATCCGAGTACCCAATTAATTCAAAGCATCCGGAAATAAGATGGCCTGACTTCTTGCAATGGGTGCAATGTAAGTGCGATATGTCGGGTTTGTCACGGTGGTCTGGCACAGACTCTGATCTACCACGTCCGGCTGACGTTCGGACAGCGAACCCAACGGCGTCAATTGGCTTGTCTTTCGGCACGGTTCTTGAAAGTCGAACTCGCTCATCTTGAACCACTAATTGATAGGGTCGGTCAAGTAAAGGTAGTGGATCTTTGGACAAAATATTAGCCCGAGTCTGAGCATGATAATCTGGGTATAACCCCATAAGAAATTGATGCAGCCGAGTATTTTCCCTTCGCTTCTCATGCTCTAATCTCGCGGTGCAAGAGGTACAACACGATCAACGGAACAAGTAATTAAAGGTTCGTAGTTGTTTAATTCTTCCCACTTGCCAAAATATGTGGCTACGGACATAGTTTTGGATTGCTCACACTTAGCAATCGTAGAGTGAAGTTGTTGTATTCGCGGACCATTGACAATGGAATACCGTGATTTGAGAGTCTCCCACAACTTTTTAGCATCTTTATATTTTGGAAGCATGGCCTTGACCTCGAGGTCAATTGTATTCATAAGCCATGAAATTAACATGGCTTGAAGGGTATTCCAATCGTCTTGCATACATGGAAGTACAGGAGTAGTGATTATTGATCCATTCAGAAAAACAAATTTATGTCTTGCTTCCAGAGCAGTTTGAATATCATTGGCCCATTCATCATAATTGTCACCACGAAGACGAGTTGGAGTAATGAAATCTCCGGGACGATCATGGGGACCGAGATAATAAGGAGAAGTTGAGTCTATGCGcggaggtggtggtggtggtgtagcTTGATCACCGGCCATGGATgattaaaccttttttttttaaatggtaaAATATTCCTGAGCGATTGATACCATGATAGAATAATTTTGAGGGCTCAATTCATCCCCAGCATTCTATTGAttga
Protein-coding sequences here:
- the LOC130802570 gene encoding uncharacterized protein LOC130802570, producing the protein MAGDQATPPPPPPRIDSTSPYYLGPHDRPGDFITPTRLRGDNYDEWANDIQTALEARHKFVFLNGSIITTPVLPCMQDDWNTLQAMLISWLMNTIDLEVKAMLPKYKDAKKLWETLKSRYSIVNGPRIQQLHSTIAKCEQSKTMSVATYFGKWEELNNYEPLITCSVDRVVPLAPRD
- the LOC130802566 gene encoding GRF1-interacting factor 2-like; the protein is MQQQQSPQMFNIQPAQPPVTITTEQIQKYLDENKQLILAIMESQNLGKINECAQYQAQLQKNLMYLAAIADAQPPGPSQQQQMPVQSSMPQGHFMLPPKSAITPQQASPRLPFMMQSFDPQSPQMQYQQSMAGAMAMRMGGNNSLHPAFPPAFGTPPHITDAHGRQYGSEASTGEEHGK